A stretch of the Takifugu flavidus isolate HTHZ2018 chromosome 1, ASM371156v2, whole genome shotgun sequence genome encodes the following:
- the LOC130538888 gene encoding paraneoplastic antigen Ma2 homolog, whose product MGTQAELVSELKGWCRGETLDEAHVVMIITQEDVSTDTIEETMHSVKCLGRVRVRGRIFNLQHNKYHVLCEWKEEVKGDIVPPEVFPTQGGGPWPVITTDPKAPVFGRSPAEAQPVENLSTLFPAEDAAAKSTEAILRAVSDLLDKTSKSSSEHGSYRRLRVFSAISPTPAGEEQFDHWLGQARLIVEECDCSLKEKRRRMMESLRGPALDIVKSARASDPDVSPEDCLEALEHTFGTAESGEELYFAFRLLQQQSGEKLSDFLRRLEQSLGRVVQRGGISPGYADRARLEQLLRGAVASDLILVNLRLRERKEKPPTFLQLLKEIRTEEEYKASRKQLAPVVHGANKQNVEAKQVEIQNLRSEIKELKSLVAAVVSKTAQEVPASHEKALPNSTTSDCSSDSEVAALKKTVKASTAEIQ is encoded by the coding sequence ATGGGAACTCAAGCTGAGTTAGTATCAGAGCTAAAGGGATGGTGCCGTGGAGAGACATTAGATGAGGCTCATGTGGTCATGATTATCACTCAAGAAGATGTATCCACGGACACCATTGAAGAGACGATGCACTCAGTGAAGTGTTTGGGACGTGTGCGCGTCAGAGGTCGAATTTTCAACCTGCAACACAACAAGTACCATGTTTTATGTGAATGGAAGGAAGAGGTGAAAGGTGACATAGTTCCCCCTGAAGTGTTTCCTACTCAGGGTGGGGGGCCATGGCCCGTTATTACCACAGATCCAAAAGCACCTGTGTTTGGGCGGTCACCAGCTGAAGCTCAGCCCGTGGAAAACCTCAGCACATTGTTCCCTGCAGAAGACGCTGCAGCCAAGTCAACCGAGGCTATACTGCGAGCAGTGAGTGATTTGCTGGACAAAACATCCAAGTCATCCAGTGAACATGGAAGCTATCGCCGCCTACGGGTTTTCTCTGCCATATCTCCCACCCCAGCTGGAGAAGAACAGTTTGATCACTGGCTGGGTCAAGCACGGCTCATAGTGGAAGAGTGCGACTGCTCACTAAAAGAAAAGAGGCGGAGAATGATGGAAAGTCTTAGAGGTCCTGCTCTTGACATTGTAAAATCTGCACGAGCCAGCGATCCTGATGTGAGCCCTGAGGACTGTTTGGAGGCACTTGAACACACATTTGGGACCGCAGAATCAGGGGAAGAGTTATATTTTGCTTTTCGTTTGTTGCAGCAACAATCAGGAGAGAAGCTCTCTGATTTCCTTAGACGGCTAGAGCAGTCGTTGGGTAGGGTCGTGCAGAGAGGTGGTATTTCCCCTGGTTATGCAGATAGAGCAAGGCTTGAGCAGTTGTTACGCGGGGCTGTAGCTTCTGATCTCATACTGGTCAATCTTCGtctgagagagaggaaagaaaagccaccaaccttcctccagctgttaaAAGAAATACGCACCGAAGAGGAGTACAAGGCCTCAAGAAAGCAGCTTGCGCCTGTTGTGCATGGTGCGAACAAACAAAATGTTGAGGCAAAGCAAGTTGAAATTCAAAATTTGAGGTCTGAAATCAAAGAACTCAAGTCAttagttgctgctgttgtttccaaAACAGCTCAAGAAGTGCCAGCTAGCCACGAGAAAGCTTTGCCAAACTCCACAACCAGTGATTGCAGTTCTGATAGTGAAGtagcagctttaaaaaaaacagttaaagCATCTACAGCAGAAATTCAATAA